The Chelatococcus sp. HY11 genome includes a window with the following:
- a CDS encoding MBL fold metallo-hydrolase, whose amino-acid sequence MRQLDLGGATLFALTDAAPSPAEWSYSFPKADVSRRPDLMSRWFPDHRFHTRFNAFALRIGDEVVLIDCGIGAGPVAYFPGLSGRLLDELATAGIQPDDVDFVLFTHFHLDHVGWASDTEGVPTFRKARYLAPVAEMAHWQKAGDDAALPHHVAAYRTHIAPLIAAGTLTGHSTDTPVMRLGATELSLLPAPGHTEGHSVVTLSGTARPLLTAGDLWHSPAQIGEPHWCHRADRDPAQAILTRMGFAAFAATEGAVVAAGHFPEDRCFGAITGNADDGFAFEPLPATQSSAS is encoded by the coding sequence ATGCGACAGCTCGATCTTGGCGGCGCTACTCTTTTCGCCTTGACCGATGCAGCGCCCTCCCCGGCGGAATGGTCTTATTCTTTTCCAAAGGCTGATGTGAGCCGGAGGCCGGATCTCATGAGCCGCTGGTTTCCCGATCACCGTTTTCACACCCGCTTCAATGCATTCGCCCTCCGGATCGGGGATGAGGTCGTCCTGATCGATTGCGGCATCGGGGCCGGGCCGGTTGCCTATTTTCCCGGCCTGTCCGGGAGACTGCTGGACGAACTCGCCACGGCGGGCATCCAGCCGGATGACGTCGATTTCGTTCTCTTCACCCATTTTCACCTCGACCATGTCGGCTGGGCAAGCGACACGGAAGGCGTCCCGACCTTTCGCAAAGCGCGCTACCTCGCTCCCGTCGCCGAAATGGCCCACTGGCAGAAAGCCGGCGATGACGCGGCGCTGCCGCATCATGTGGCGGCCTATCGCACGCATATCGCGCCGCTCATCGCGGCCGGAACCCTCACAGGGCACTCCACCGACACGCCGGTCATGCGCCTTGGCGCGACCGAGCTCAGCCTCCTGCCGGCGCCGGGCCATACCGAGGGCCATAGCGTGGTGACCCTTTCGGGTACCGCGCGGCCGCTGCTGACGGCCGGCGATCTTTGGCACAGCCCGGCCCAGATCGGCGAGCCGCATTGGTGCCACCGGGCCGATCGCGACCCGGCCCAGGCCATTCTCACGCGCATGGGCTTCGCCGCCTTCGCGGCAACCGAGGGCGCTGTCGTTGCAGCGGGCCATTTCCCGGAGGACCGCTGCTTCGGCGCGATCACCGGCAACGCGGACGACGGCTTCGCCTTTGAGCCGCTGCCAGCCACACAATCCAGCGCGTCCTGA
- a CDS encoding extracellular solute-binding protein, whose product MTDDRAGKCGKGSGLSINRRVFATGAMATGFAVAAPAVLRAQTVEIEYWQYFFKERVEAIDALIAQFEAANPGIKVKHSHFPYAQYRTKVAAAVPAGEGPAVLQLYFGWMREYSRAKLIQPLPTDVFKAADIDKNFFPFVQLMKRDDAYWAIPTAVRSLGMFYNKKLLEGASIAEPPKTLDDYVKTALAVAKHDSSGNLITAGATIGLPSQDNHWWRDILIRQFGGKPYSDDFRTVTYGNEHGAAALAWYTDLQRKHKVATAGFVGETQAAFKSGKAGLTVDGSFRLGSFKTARGFDWGVAEVPTHNGIKSNYASYWVNGLTAGVTGAKKDAATKFLAFITTDDAMQLWLDKTGELPAKPSVALSPKNLADPLTGPMLKGLEYAHTTDFVNEDANLQNFANMIDRVLIQNQDPLESVKIAAAAEQKLIDDYYKS is encoded by the coding sequence ATGACCGATGATAGAGCGGGAAAATGCGGTAAGGGTAGTGGGTTGTCGATCAACCGCCGCGTGTTCGCTACGGGTGCGATGGCGACGGGCTTTGCGGTGGCTGCACCCGCCGTCTTGCGCGCCCAGACGGTTGAAATCGAGTATTGGCAGTATTTCTTCAAGGAACGCGTCGAGGCGATCGATGCCCTCATCGCGCAGTTCGAGGCGGCCAATCCCGGCATCAAGGTCAAGCACTCGCATTTCCCCTATGCGCAGTATCGCACGAAGGTCGCCGCCGCCGTGCCGGCGGGCGAGGGCCCGGCCGTGCTCCAGCTCTATTTCGGCTGGATGCGCGAATATTCCAGGGCGAAGCTGATCCAGCCCTTGCCGACGGACGTGTTCAAGGCGGCCGATATCGACAAGAACTTCTTCCCCTTCGTGCAGCTCATGAAGCGCGATGACGCCTATTGGGCCATCCCGACCGCAGTGCGCAGCCTTGGGATGTTCTACAACAAGAAGCTCCTCGAGGGCGCGAGTATCGCGGAGCCGCCGAAGACGCTCGATGACTACGTGAAGACGGCTCTCGCGGTCGCCAAGCACGACTCGTCCGGCAACCTGATCACCGCCGGCGCCACCATCGGCCTGCCTTCGCAGGATAACCACTGGTGGCGCGACATTCTCATCCGGCAGTTCGGCGGTAAGCCCTACAGCGACGATTTCCGCACCGTCACATATGGGAACGAGCACGGCGCGGCGGCGCTTGCCTGGTACACTGACCTGCAGCGCAAGCACAAGGTGGCGACGGCCGGCTTCGTGGGCGAAACGCAGGCGGCCTTCAAGTCGGGCAAGGCTGGCCTGACTGTGGATGGCTCCTTCCGCCTCGGCAGCTTCAAGACGGCGCGCGGTTTCGACTGGGGTGTGGCGGAAGTGCCGACCCACAACGGCATCAAGTCCAACTACGCATCCTACTGGGTCAATGGTCTTACCGCGGGTGTCACCGGCGCGAAAAAGGACGCTGCGACCAAGTTCCTCGCCTTCATCACCACCGATGACGCGATGCAGCTGTGGCTCGACAAGACGGGCGAGTTGCCGGCCAAGCCGAGCGTGGCCCTCAGCCCCAAGAACCTGGCCGATCCTCTGACCGGGCCGATGCTCAAGGGCCTGGAATATGCGCATACGACCGATTTCGTGAACGAGGATGCAAACCTCCAGAACTTCGCGAATATGATCGACCGGGTGCTGATCCAGAATCAGGATCCGTTGGAGTCCGTCAAGATCGCGGCTGCCGCCGAGCAGAAGCTGATCGACGACTATTACAAGTCCTGA
- a CDS encoding DUF805 domain-containing protein, whose translation MTFSQAVASGFQNYVNFNGRASRSAYWYWILFTIVVYLVAGGIDRLLFETGEMAVTPLNGLAYLALFLPTLALAVRRFHDMDRTGWWVLLGFTGIGGIILIIWFCQPGTRGPNRFGPDPLGGV comes from the coding sequence ATGACATTCAGCCAAGCGGTCGCATCCGGTTTCCAGAACTACGTCAATTTCAACGGCCGCGCGTCGCGCTCGGCCTATTGGTATTGGATCCTGTTCACCATTGTCGTCTATCTCGTCGCCGGCGGCATCGATCGCCTCCTGTTCGAGACCGGTGAGATGGCCGTCACGCCGCTCAACGGCCTCGCCTATCTCGCGCTGTTTCTGCCGACGCTTGCCTTGGCCGTCCGCCGCTTCCACGACATGGACCGGACGGGATGGTGGGTGCTGCTTGGCTTCACAGGCATCGGCGGCATCATCCTGATTATCTGGTTCTGCCAGCCGGGCACGCGCGGGCCCAATCGATTCGGCCCGGATCCGCTCGGCGGCGTCTGA
- a CDS encoding heavy metal translocating P-type ATPase has translation MDCASCANTIKTALQRLPGAGDIRISVTNETLALKLDRAVTQETDIERQISQLGYRPERVDRSDPTARPTKEEPPRAWWSQPKGRIALTAGLLVVLAYGASLVIPQAAYLIFIAATLIAAAPISRRAIIAARAGAPFTIEMLMTIAVIGALIIGAAEEAAIVVFLFSVGEVLEGVAASRARAGIRALANLIPQTAMLEAGGALREVPAASLAVGQIVVVRPGDRVPADGKVEEGFSSVDEAPITGESVPKAKEPGADVFAGSINQDAALRVRVEKAASDNMIARIVTLVEEAQEAQAPTERFIDRFSRVYMPFIVVLSALVAVVPPLAFGGAWDEWVYKGLTLLLIGCPCALVISVPAAIASSLSAGARHGLLIKGGVIVEKLAGIKTVALDKTGTLTEGRPEVTDVVALTGGDDALLAMAAAVEAHSNHPLAKAIVSRAAAIPANAGKREATAVRAVPGKGMEGRVGPSDVFIGAPRFAAERAELSGVEETIARLESEGKTVVVVTTDGAAQGLIALRDQPRAGAAAGIAALKDLGVGAVMLTGDNARTGAAIGQMLGLDVRAEMLPADKAEVIKTMAAEKPVAMVGDGINDAPALASAQVGIAMGSGTDVALEAADAALLKNDVSGVSQLIGLARATMANIRQNIAIALGLKALFLVTTIVGATGLWMAVIADTGGTVLVTLNALRLLGYFRTRNRETLALRQAA, from the coding sequence ATGGACTGCGCGAGCTGCGCCAACACCATCAAGACCGCGCTTCAGCGCCTGCCGGGCGCGGGAGACATCCGCATCTCCGTCACCAACGAGACACTGGCGCTCAAGCTGGATCGCGCGGTGACGCAAGAGACCGATATCGAGCGCCAGATCAGCCAGCTGGGCTATCGGCCCGAGCGGGTTGACAGGAGCGATCCAACCGCTCGCCCGACAAAGGAGGAGCCCCCACGCGCCTGGTGGAGCCAACCCAAGGGGCGCATCGCGCTCACCGCAGGGCTGCTTGTGGTGCTGGCCTATGGCGCGAGCCTCGTTATTCCGCAGGCCGCCTATCTCATCTTTATTGCTGCGACGCTCATTGCCGCGGCCCCCATATCCCGCCGCGCGATCATCGCGGCGCGCGCAGGAGCGCCATTCACCATCGAGATGCTGATGACAATCGCCGTCATAGGCGCGCTGATCATCGGCGCGGCCGAAGAGGCCGCGATCGTCGTGTTCCTGTTCAGCGTCGGCGAGGTGCTTGAGGGGGTGGCGGCGAGCCGCGCCCGCGCCGGCATCCGCGCCCTCGCCAATCTCATCCCGCAGACGGCCATGCTTGAGGCCGGCGGCGCCCTTCGCGAGGTGCCGGCCGCGAGCCTCGCCGTCGGCCAGATCGTCGTGGTCCGGCCGGGTGACCGCGTGCCCGCCGACGGCAAGGTGGAGGAAGGATTCTCGAGCGTCGATGAAGCGCCGATCACCGGCGAATCCGTGCCCAAGGCCAAGGAGCCCGGGGCCGATGTCTTCGCCGGCTCCATCAACCAGGATGCGGCGCTCAGGGTGCGGGTGGAGAAAGCCGCCAGCGACAACATGATCGCGCGCATCGTCACCCTCGTCGAGGAAGCCCAGGAAGCGCAGGCGCCCACCGAACGCTTCATTGATCGCTTCTCCAGGGTCTACATGCCCTTCATCGTCGTGCTGTCGGCGCTCGTCGCCGTCGTGCCGCCGCTCGCTTTTGGCGGCGCATGGGATGAATGGGTTTACAAGGGGCTGACACTCCTGCTCATCGGCTGCCCCTGTGCGCTTGTCATCTCGGTCCCGGCGGCGATCGCCTCAAGCCTGTCGGCCGGTGCGCGCCACGGCTTGCTGATCAAGGGTGGCGTCATCGTTGAAAAGCTCGCCGGCATCAAGACCGTCGCACTGGACAAGACGGGCACCCTGACGGAAGGGCGGCCGGAGGTGACCGACGTGGTGGCGCTGACAGGCGGCGACGATGCGCTTCTCGCCATGGCGGCCGCCGTGGAGGCACATTCCAACCACCCGCTCGCCAAGGCGATCGTCAGCCGTGCTGCCGCCATCCCGGCAAACGCCGGCAAACGCGAGGCCACCGCCGTGCGCGCGGTGCCCGGCAAGGGCATGGAAGGCCGCGTGGGGCCGAGCGATGTCTTCATCGGCGCGCCGCGCTTCGCCGCTGAACGCGCGGAGCTTTCCGGCGTTGAAGAGACGATCGCGCGGCTGGAAAGCGAGGGCAAGACCGTCGTGGTGGTGACGACGGATGGCGCCGCGCAAGGGCTGATCGCGCTGCGCGACCAGCCGCGCGCGGGGGCCGCCGCCGGTATCGCCGCGCTCAAGGATCTCGGCGTCGGAGCGGTCATGCTGACCGGTGACAACGCCCGGACGGGCGCGGCCATCGGCCAGATGCTCGGCCTTGATGTCAGGGCCGAGATGTTGCCCGCTGACAAGGCGGAGGTGATCAAGACGATGGCGGCGGAAAAACCGGTCGCCATGGTTGGCGACGGCATCAACGATGCGCCCGCGCTCGCCTCCGCGCAGGTGGGCATCGCCATGGGGTCGGGCACCGACGTCGCCCTGGAAGCCGCTGACGCGGCGCTGCTCAAGAACGACGTATCGGGCGTCTCGCAACTCATCGGCCTCGCCCGCGCCACAATGGCCAACATCCGTCAGAACATCGCGATCGCGCTGGGCCTGAAAGCGCTGTTTCTCGTCACCACGATCGTCGGGGCGACCGGACTTTGGATGGCCGTCATCGCCGACACCGGCGGCACGGTGCTCGTGACCCTCAACGCGCTCAGGCTGCTCGGCTATTTCAGAACGAGGAACAGGGAAACGCTCGCGCTGAGGCAAGCCGCTTAA
- a CDS encoding helix-turn-helix domain-containing protein has translation MAGTTLERAYSIGKVSEATGCKVETIRFYEQIGLLPEPERTEGKQRRYLASHIDRLRFILHARDLGFSVEAVRELLKLAADPSAPCEQADEIARAQLTAVRAKIARLMDLAEELERVAEGCHGGRIADCRVIEVLAEHGACSHGGARYDDGR, from the coding sequence ATGGCCGGGACGACCCTTGAACGCGCCTATTCCATCGGCAAGGTGTCCGAGGCCACGGGCTGCAAGGTGGAGACCATCCGTTTCTACGAGCAGATTGGGCTGTTGCCTGAGCCTGAGCGCACGGAGGGCAAGCAGCGCCGCTATCTCGCCAGCCATATCGACCGCCTGCGGTTCATCCTTCACGCGCGTGACCTTGGTTTTTCCGTCGAGGCGGTCCGCGAGCTCCTGAAGTTGGCCGCCGACCCTTCCGCGCCCTGCGAGCAGGCCGATGAGATCGCCCGCGCGCAGCTGACCGCCGTGCGGGCCAAGATCGCCCGCCTGATGGATCTCGCCGAGGAACTCGAACGGGTGGCTGAAGGCTGCCATGGAGGGCGCATAGCCGATTGCCGGGTCATCGAGGTGCTGGCGGAACACGGCGCCTGCAGCCACGGCGGTGCCCGCTATGACGATGGGCGATAG
- the cueR gene encoding Cu(I)-responsive transcriptional regulator gives MNIGEAAIASGISAKMLRYYERVGLIRPAQRTESGYRVYGEDDVHTLRFVRRARGLGFSIEETAGLLALWRDKTRASADVKAMALRHMRELEAKITELEAMRRTLQHLAGHCHGDTRPDCPILDDMAGLKRKSDA, from the coding sequence ATGAATATCGGTGAGGCGGCGATCGCTTCGGGCATTTCCGCCAAGATGCTGCGCTATTATGAGCGCGTGGGGTTGATACGCCCCGCGCAGCGCACCGAGAGCGGTTATCGCGTCTACGGAGAGGATGACGTCCACACCCTGCGCTTTGTGCGTCGCGCCAGGGGGCTCGGTTTTTCCATCGAGGAAACGGCAGGGCTCCTGGCCCTATGGCGGGACAAGACGCGGGCGAGCGCGGACGTCAAGGCGATGGCGCTTCGCCATATGCGGGAGCTCGAGGCCAAGATCACGGAACTCGAGGCCATGCGTCGCACGCTGCAGCATCTGGCCGGCCATTGCCACGGTGACACGCGCCCGGACTGCCCCATTCTCGACGATATGGCCGGCCTGAAGCGGAAGTCCGATGCCTGA
- a CDS encoding AAA family ATPase gives MPERFIVITGGPGAGKTTLIEALAAQGYATAPEAGRGIIQDQMAIDGQALPWRDKALFAEMMLAADLATYRKQPVDAEGPVFFDRGIPDIAGYLTLSGLAVPAHVERAIRLCRYNCTVFICPPWPEIYAGDTERKQSLGEAARTSEAMRVTYSRYGYRLTEVPRLTVAERVAFILAAVGSD, from the coding sequence ATGCCTGAGCGTTTTATCGTTATCACCGGCGGTCCTGGGGCGGGCAAGACAACACTCATCGAGGCTCTGGCGGCACAAGGCTACGCCACCGCCCCAGAGGCGGGGCGCGGCATCATTCAGGACCAGATGGCCATCGACGGACAGGCGCTGCCCTGGCGGGACAAGGCCCTCTTCGCGGAGATGATGCTGGCGGCCGATCTCGCGACCTATCGCAAGCAGCCCGTTGACGCGGAGGGACCTGTCTTTTTCGATCGCGGCATTCCCGATATCGCGGGATATCTTACGCTCTCGGGGCTCGCCGTGCCCGCTCATGTCGAGCGTGCGATCAGACTATGTCGCTACAACTGCACCGTCTTCATTTGCCCGCCGTGGCCCGAAATCTATGCGGGAGACACGGAACGCAAGCAGTCGCTCGGGGAGGCCGCGCGCACCTCGGAGGCCATGCGCGTGACCTATTCCCGCTACGGCTATCGGCTCACCGAGGTGCCGCGCCTCACCGTCGCGGAGCGGGTGGCCTTCATCCTGGCGGCCGTCGGCTCGGACTGA